A genomic segment from Bacillus cereus G9842 encodes:
- a CDS encoding polysaccharide deacetylase family protein encodes MKESQNKKKTNVGTKAILSLGVVLATTFFTFFLIGKWNSIPAKGVANESSNQVNTQQQEKKKETPPAKQKRPDGKPVGKVVYLTFDDGPSELTGKFLDVLKEQHVASTFFMQGSNLQNTAFQENVKRAVKEGHYIGAHSMTHNSDKLYKKGQFVPEMKETLALIHNITGTTPKLVRPPYGSAPGLKGEEIRNQIVEAGIKVWDWTIDSNDWKLKGNPQQIIENVKRTTTEDVEVVLMHEKPQTLQALPEIIKFYKEKGYEFGVYNEADHFQLNFQKDQRL; translated from the coding sequence ATGAAAGAATCACAAAATAAGAAAAAAACAAATGTAGGAACTAAGGCAATACTATCTCTAGGGGTTGTTTTAGCAACGACCTTTTTCACATTCTTTTTAATTGGGAAATGGAACTCTATCCCAGCGAAGGGAGTAGCTAATGAAAGTAGTAATCAAGTTAATACGCAACAACAAGAAAAGAAAAAGGAGACACCACCAGCAAAACAGAAAAGACCTGATGGAAAACCGGTAGGAAAGGTTGTTTATTTAACATTCGATGACGGTCCTAGCGAATTAACTGGGAAATTTTTAGATGTACTAAAAGAGCAACATGTTGCTTCGACATTTTTTATGCAAGGTAGCAATTTACAGAATACCGCTTTTCAGGAAAACGTAAAGCGAGCAGTAAAAGAAGGACATTATATTGGTGCTCATAGTATGACACATAATAGTGATAAGTTATACAAAAAAGGACAATTTGTACCGGAGATGAAAGAAACGTTAGCTCTTATCCATAATATTACGGGTACAACTCCTAAACTAGTTCGTCCGCCATATGGATCTGCACCAGGATTAAAGGGCGAGGAAATTCGTAACCAAATTGTAGAAGCAGGAATAAAAGTTTGGGATTGGACGATAGATTCAAATGATTGGAAATTAAAAGGTAATCCACAGCAAATTATAGAGAATGTAAAGCGTACAACAACAGAAGATGTGGAAGTAGTTCTAATGCATGAAAAACCACAAACATTACAAGCGCTTCCTGAAATTATTAAATTTTATAAGGAAAAAGGATATGAATTCGGGGTATACAATGAAGCGGATCATTTTCAACTAAACTTCCAGAAAGATCAACGTCTATAG
- a CDS encoding NADH dehydrogenase subunit 5 gives MLISLSSSTLLTLFFMALSASWLSGLLFLHARMPLRFVHIHIGIAALPSLVSLLALVNHNEDRVVGPWHLDTLAWFMAFFVLTIGLIIQRFSIRYLLGDRSYRKYFALFTFTTGVSSVAWLSNDLRFMIICWGATLIGLVLLIGLNKGWKVVSEATKISSYLFTISWIALLSAIIWLFQGTGQWQLTSVLTNENVAQFGTLEKTGINLLIIVAVMIPAAQWPFQRWLIESAVAPTPVSAIMHAGLVNAGGIMLTRFSPLFHDDIAQIILLIFSSISILIGTGISLVQVDYKRQLVGSTIAQMGFMLIQCALGAYLAAVIHLILHGLFKATLFLQAGSSVQRFGAVKQSNEKISDLWIMVGRVFGLFIAIAFWFTTSGEGYELVSAFILGWSLYFSWKQLVVFGEGRMGRIVGVVILAGFSLIYFTVHNSLYKWLHTDMYQSVQPSAPAVIFVICILLFSSAISTFVTRNQSSTLFAVLYLWLVRVGEARRKSVESHPGYLKHYVSKGGNS, from the coding sequence ATGTTAATTTCGCTGAGTTCATCAACACTGTTAACATTATTTTTTATGGCGCTTAGTGCTTCTTGGCTAAGTGGATTATTGTTTTTACATGCAAGGATGCCTTTACGTTTTGTTCATATCCATATTGGTATCGCTGCATTGCCTTCATTGGTTTCTTTACTCGCACTTGTTAATCACAATGAAGATAGAGTTGTAGGGCCTTGGCATCTAGATACTTTAGCTTGGTTCATGGCTTTCTTTGTTCTTACAATTGGTTTAATCATTCAGCGTTTTTCTATACGTTACTTACTGGGAGATCGCTCATATCGAAAATACTTTGCACTTTTTACATTTACTACAGGTGTATCTTCAGTCGCATGGTTAAGTAATGATCTTCGTTTCATGATTATTTGTTGGGGAGCAACTCTTATAGGATTGGTTCTACTCATAGGGCTAAATAAAGGTTGGAAAGTAGTTAGTGAAGCAACAAAAATTTCTAGTTATTTATTTACAATAAGCTGGATCGCCTTGCTATCAGCTATCATTTGGCTTTTTCAAGGCACTGGACAGTGGCAATTAACATCAGTTTTAACGAATGAAAATGTAGCTCAATTTGGAACGTTGGAGAAAACAGGAATTAACTTATTGATTATAGTAGCTGTGATGATTCCAGCAGCACAATGGCCTTTTCAAAGATGGTTAATTGAGTCAGCTGTAGCTCCAACTCCTGTGTCTGCTATTATGCATGCTGGTTTAGTAAATGCTGGCGGTATCATGTTAACTAGATTTTCACCTCTTTTTCATGATGATATTGCACAAATCATTTTACTAATTTTCTCAAGTATTTCTATCTTAATCGGAACAGGAATTAGCCTAGTTCAAGTTGATTATAAACGTCAGCTAGTGGGATCAACTATTGCACAAATGGGGTTTATGCTTATTCAATGCGCATTAGGAGCCTATTTAGCGGCTGTTATTCATTTGATTTTACATGGTTTGTTTAAAGCTACACTGTTTTTACAAGCTGGTTCTTCCGTGCAACGTTTTGGGGCAGTGAAGCAGTCTAATGAAAAGATATCTGATTTATGGATTATGGTCGGACGTGTTTTCGGATTATTTATAGCGATTGCTTTTTGGTTTACGACTTCTGGAGAAGGGTATGAATTAGTTAGTGCGTTCATCTTAGGGTGGTCATTATACTTTTCATGGAAACAGCTTGTTGTTTTTGGAGAGGGAAGAATGGGACGAATTGTTGGCGTAGTTATTTTAGCTGGTTTTTCTCTCATTTATTTTACCGTTCATAATTCTCTTTACAAATGGTTGCATACTGACATGTATCAAAGTGTTCAACCTTCAGCTCCAGCTGTTATCTTTGTTATATGTATTTTACTATTTAGTAGTGCTATTAGTACTTTCGTTACTCGTAATCAATCTTCTACTTTATTCGCTGTACTTTATCTTTGGTTAGTTCGAGTAGGTGAGGCGAGAAGAAAGTCAGTAGAAAGTCACCCAGGCTATCTGAAACATTATGTATCAAAGGGAGGTAATTCGTGA
- a CDS encoding DUF2294 domain-containing protein codes for MKNSKGSIESEISKAITHWEKDYLGRGSISVKTDILRDMIIVNLQGVLTPAEYTVCETKDGMLTIKKNRSELVESGIDDLKEIILELTGEKVKSFHTDISSRTGERVMIFKLLHNLEEKF; via the coding sequence ATGAAAAACTCAAAAGGCTCTATTGAATCAGAGATAAGCAAAGCAATTACTCACTGGGAAAAGGACTACCTAGGACGCGGGTCTATATCCGTTAAGACAGATATATTACGGGATATGATTATCGTAAATTTACAAGGTGTTTTAACGCCGGCTGAATATACGGTTTGCGAAACAAAAGACGGTATGCTAACGATAAAGAAAAATCGTTCGGAGCTAGTTGAATCTGGAATTGATGATCTGAAAGAGATTATACTAGAATTAACTGGAGAAAAAGTGAAAAGCTTTCATACGGATATAAGCTCCCGTACAGGCGAACGAGTAATGATTTTTAAATTGCTTCATAATCTTGAGGAGAAATTTTAA